The following DNA comes from Caminicella sporogenes DSM 14501.
ATATCTTCCTTAATCGGAACAGTTGTTAAAATAATATCTGGTCTTAAACCAACTACCAGATCCAATTGATGCAAAGGGAAAGTACCTATTAAATCTACATTTTCATTTAACGAATTTTTTAACTTTGCTAATAACAAACTTGAACTCCCCATTCCTGATGAGCAAATAATTGCAATCCTTTTCTTAATATCAATACCCCTCTTCTTTCTTTCTAATGAACCTCCAAAATGCATTGCTAAATAACCTATCTCACTCTCATTAATGCTGTAGCCCGTTTCCTTTTCTATTATTTGAGCTGCAATTACACCAGCTTGAAAAGCAAGGGGATATTTAGTTTTTACTTCATCTAGCCAAGGATTCCTAAGATTCATATTAAAATGTAGTCTATGAAAAGTTGGTTTTAAGTGTAATGCTAGTCCACATATCAACCCTTTATCATCACTAAAATCCAAATTTAATTTTCTGTTTATTTCCATTAGGATTTTAACAATTAGATTTTTTATATCATTTTCAATAAACTGAGTTAACTCTACTTCTCTTCTTTCATCCAATAATTTACTTCCTAGTAAATGAATAGTTACATAATAAACCTCAGAAGAAGGAATTGTAATTTCAAAATCTTTTTCTAATGCCTTAACTATACTTTTAGCAATATCATATTCTTGCTTTCCCTCTAGCTTCTCCACTCTTTCACTTTTTTGGTCAATATAATTACCTTCTTTAATTCTTTTAATTGCTATTGCAATATGTATTATTAGATTCTTTAATGCTATATCAGCTAAAGGAAATTTTGATTTTAATAATTCTTCTATTAATACTTCTTCAATTCTTTTGAGATTTACGTCCTTAAACACAATAATATTTTCAATATAGAACTCTGCTAGGTCAATTCTATCTAATTTACTTCTATTTAAAAAATACTCAGCCATACAAAAACGTTTATCTATCTCCTTACCCTCTATTCTTATGCCTTTATTTAACCTGCTTGCAACAACCAATCTATAATCCTGTAAAATGGATTTCACTTTTTTTAAGTCTTTTTTTACAGTTGACGTACTTATATATAATTCATCACACAACTCTTCAAGAGTTATGCAGTCATTTATTTCTAAAAGTTTTTTAATAATATATTGTACTCTCTCTTCTGGTAAACTTGGTACCAAGCCTTGTTCACTGTTCTCTTCATTAAAAAGTGTTTTAGAAAAATTAGAAAATTTTACATCATTTATAATCTCTAATTTATATCCTATACCCTTCTTAGAATAAATTCTTGCTCCATATGGTAATAATATTTCATCTAAATCCTTTAGATCACTTCTCACAGTTCTAGATGTAACTCCAATAATTTTTGATAAATAGCTACTTGTTAAATAACCTGATGGTCTATTTATAAATTCTTGTAATATAATTAATAAACGTTTATTAAATATAAGCTTCACAGCAGCTCCTCTCCTTTAATTTAATTATAAGTATTATAAATGAATAAGGACAGTTTAGAATTTTCCTAAATTAGATAGGAAATAAAAAAAGAGTTAAACCCCTTATTCTTTGGTATAATTAAGTTATTACCAAATACTAAAGAAAAGCGGTTTAACTCATATGCTATTATAGCAACTACTTTCAAGCCATCTATTGTTCCTTTTCTAAATACTTTGTTTTTTATAGTAGTTTTTATTATATATCTATGAATTTTTTTCAATCCATCCAAATCAAAATTAGTTAAACAACGCCTGATAGTATCAATACATGACATATTAGTTTTTTAGGTACTACTTTTTTAAATTTACCTTTAATTGTAAATAATTCTTTATGTTCTTTTGTTTTTATTTTTATTACACTATATCCTGTTTCTTCATTTGGATTGTTTTCTTTCTCTATCATTTCAGCTTCTTTTCCGTTATCTAAATTGTCATCAAAAAATTTTTCTGTTAGTTTTTTATACATAAAACAATTATTCCTTTCATATAAACTCAAGACACAAGAAGTTTTCATTTGATTTATTTGTGTTTATAATTTTTTATATTCGACTTTTGCATTTGCATTGATAACCCTCTTTGCTTTAAAAAAACAAGGCTTTGTAATCTTGTTAAAATTTCTATATAAGCTTTAATCAATTATTAATGGTTCCGTCTCATCCAAGTTCGAGTCCACTGACTCATTCCAGCTAATTAAATATACTGCAAAAATTACTAAGCTTCCTCCAAAGATCTGTGAAAAACCTATTTTTTCATCTAGAATAAAATAACCTCCTATAGTAGCAACTACTGGAATAAGATTCAAAAATAATGATGCTGTAGATATACCAATATAATTCATTGCATAAATATAGAGGTAATATCCGAGCGCTGAACAAAATGCTCCAAGATAAACAACATTTAATATTATTATATTGTTAACTAAACCCCAATTTGTTTTTTCAAATAATGCAAACGGTAATAAAAATACAGTTCCAAATAACGTCTGATAATATACTATGCTTAATTGGGAATACTTTTTAAAAAGAGGCTTCGTTATAAGTGTATACACTACCCATGCTAGAACTGCTCCAAACATCATTAAATATCCAATCCATGCGTCTTTTGTTGAAACACCTTCTATCCTTGCCCCTACAATAAAATATACTCCAATAAGTGATATGATTACACTTGCTATTTTTTTAAAAGTCATTTTAGTTTTAAACACTATTGTCTCAAAAATTAAAGTAAATATTGGTATAGCTGCAATTATAATAGCTGCATTTGATGCAGGTATTAACTTTATCCCATTATTTTCAAAATAAAAATAAACAGTCACTCCTAAAAAGCCAGCTAAAGCCATAATTGGTATATCCCCTTTTTTAATCTTAACATTTTTTTCCTTTATTTTAAAAAGTATTGTAAGCAATATAGATGCAATTACAAATCTAGATAGTGCTAATGTCATTGGTGGTAATACTCCGATCGCCACCTTAATACTTAAAAACGATAATCCCCATATAAAAGATGTTCCAATTATCGCAATAAGTGGCATCACTTTAGTTTTGTTCCCCAATCTTCATCGCCTGCCTTTAACTTTGTTTATAAGTAATCAACCTTAGAGTTTAACTTTATTTAAGATATATTAACTTGAATTCGGTAAATAATGTAAAACAACTTAATCACTTGCTTTATGTAAAAAAACTGTTCAAATTTTTCTGACAATAAAAAAAGTTTTCCATATATTTCTGATAAAATTTTTATCTAGAAATAATATAAATAAAGCCATTTTTTTGATTTTACCATAAAATTATATAAAATTATAATTAAATTAACTTTAGTTCTGCAAAATAAAAAGTTAAATTGATAAAATTACCAGAAAATGAATATGGCATATCACTATACCTTCGTGTTATATATAAGTTACCACACAAATACACAAACGGAGGTTAATAATATGCCAGTTATATCTGCTATTTTAAACTTAAACCCTGAACTTTACAACTATTTTCCCTCCTTTT
Coding sequences within:
- a CDS encoding DMT family transporter, which encodes MGNKTKVMPLIAIIGTSFIWGLSFLSIKVAIGVLPPMTLALSRFVIASILLTILFKIKEKNVKIKKGDIPIMALAGFLGVTVYFYFENNGIKLIPASNAAIIIAAIPIFTLIFETIVFKTKMTFKKIASVIISLIGVYFIVGARIEGVSTKDAWIGYLMMFGAVLAWVVYTLITKPLFKKYSQLSIVYYQTLFGTVFLLPFALFEKTNWGLVNNIIILNVVYLGAFCSALGYYLYIYAMNYIGISTASLFLNLIPVVATIGGYFILDEKIGFSQIFGGSLVIFAVYLISWNESVDSNLDETEPLIID
- a CDS encoding BglG family transcription antiterminator, producing MKLIFNKRLLIILQEFINRPSGYLTSSYLSKIIGVTSRTVRSDLKDLDEILLPYGARIYSKKGIGYKLEIINDVKFSNFSKTLFNEENSEQGLVPSLPEERVQYIIKKLLEINDCITLEELCDELYISTSTVKKDLKKVKSILQDYRLVVASRLNKGIRIEGKEIDKRFCMAEYFLNRSKLDRIDLAEFYIENIIVFKDVNLKRIEEVLIEELLKSKFPLADIALKNLIIHIAIAIKRIKEGNYIDQKSERVEKLEGKQEYDIAKSIVKALEKDFEITIPSSEVYYVTIHLLGSKLLDERREVELTQFIENDIKNLIVKILMEINRKLNLDFSDDKGLICGLALHLKPTFHRLHFNMNLRNPWLDEVKTKYPLAFQAGVIAAQIIEKETGYSINESEIGYLAMHFGGSLERKKRGIDIKKRIAIICSSGMGSSSLLLAKLKNSLNENVDLIGTFPLHQLDLVVGLRPDIILTTVPIKEDIPIPKILVNAVLEDSDLDEIKSKIKNIDYCKNDEIDFEDLFVPDLFFTDIKFESKEKVLDFLTSNMVNKGYIDKSIKQSILAREKISSTAIGNLVAIPHALEVVEVPSCVCIGILNKPIVWDKDKKVQLVMVLSISKNISDRFNDLFSSLYQVTKSPLSVVELIKQKDFDRFYIKFLSEKEKN